TACCCtgtgtttatatatgtgtaatgacaataaagttgaatcctAATCCATCTCTTAAACCATGACACTACTCTCCCTTATAGAAGCTCTACTACTGTAATAAAGGTTTCTCCTGTTGCTTCTCTACCAGCAGTATGAACTGCAGCCCTCACACAAAGCATGGACTGGAGCGTGCTCAGTAATGTCTCTATTTCACTTTGCAGAATAAACCCGTGATGGCCTTTGGACTGCTGAGCATCACGCTATGTGTGGGCTACTTGGGCTACCTGCACGCAATGAAGGAAAATGACCAGCAGCTGTATGAGGCCGTCGACAGCGAAGGAGAGAGAACCATGAGGAGGAAATCATCCAAGTGGGACTGATAGCACAGCCTTTATCactgagtgtgtctgtgtggtgacATCACATTTACTGGACTCAAACAaggacacctgtgtgtgtgtgtgtgtacattaaAGTGTGTTATACATACATCTGCTTGTCTTTGTCCAGTCTGTGCATATAAATGCATTTCCTCGTTGCCTCAAATACTTTTTGCAACCACATCTAattgccccctggtggccattaGAAAGACTGCAGGTTTAATGCATTACCATGTGCTATAACAATATATTGTATACAAAGCAGACACATCAGatgattcattttgttttattgaacaTTATGGAAAACTGGATAATTACCCAAAATTACAAATGACACTTCTGAATTTCAGCCGTTTCCCTTTTATTAGTATATTATACTTGTGAAAAGGGGCGTTTAAATCTGTTGATTTGTATAAAAAGAGCAAAGAGAGCTCGAGTTCATATTTATATTCTGTGAAAGAGCACTGAGCTTGAAAAGCATTAAGAGAGAATTTCAGCCACATTGAAACTGAATGAGATCAACCTTTACAGGAAGTATAATGGCACTTATCTACATTTAATGTGTTCCAATGCACACAGTGCCATCTACCAGTGCACGTGGATGTTACATGAGGATAAGATTTGTGGGTCTGTCAGTAAATCGACAGGATTATATTTGAAGAATATATTAGCAGCTCCCAGCCAGCTTTGACCTACGATGCATGTAACTGAAGCAGCTCTTTTGGTAGAACAGTGTCACATGTTGGTAAACTGCAAATGCTGAGAACAGCACCCTGATCCATCCTCCTCCTGCTCAGATTTCTGAAGGTTTTTTTCCAGGTGTGGTCTGATATACAGCAGACTAACGAGCCACGTCTCACGGCTTTCAGTTCTCTTGGCAAACTCTTGAAATGGTGCATGTTTTATCGCCTTATAATTCCTGTTTCTCTTCAAAGTCAGCATGTGTTTATGGATTTCCAGAAGACTACATGGCTCAAGCATGAAGAGTGCTCATGAGACAGCGAGGCGTGATGCCATTCTGTGGATGAAATGCGCCGCAGTAAAAGTCCTGACGTGTGTGAAGCCAGCATCATGGCCAGACATCAGCTGGCTCTCTCCTCCTGTGGGTAAACAAAGGCACAATTAAAACAGCGtctctttgtgcattttaaCGTTTAACAAATTGGTTGAGGTAGCACCTTGATGACATCAGCCAGCTTCTGCAGTGCCTTTTCATATTGGCCTTCCATGCTCCTCAGGTTCTCCGGTTTAACCACCTGCTTCTGAATCCCAGGGCTTCCTGCTTTCACCACCATCTGCAGGAAGTTTTTCTCCTGTGTGCAGCCACAAACACCATGAAACAACCCGCACCTTTGCTACTTTCATCTCATCATCTCAAAGAACGTTATGTACCTGCACTCTGAGCAGAAAGGTAAAGGCCAGGCCTGTTTTTCCCGCTCTCGCTGTTCTTCCAACTCTGAGGACAGACACAGGGTCAGAGCACGTCAATGAGGGCAACAGTGAAGAATTACTCACAGTCTGATGGGCCTCACCTGTGAATGTATGTTCTGATGTACTGGGGTGCATCATAGTTAACCACACATTTGACCCCGCTGATGTCGATGCCTCTGGCCACCGCGTCTGTGCTGATCAACCTTCCAAAAGACAGTTTAAATCTGATATATCACATCTGAACATGGACTTGGTCAGTGAGCACAGATCTCAAAGCCAATTTAGAAAAAGCGCCTGGTCAGCAGTTCCTTTCTGCATGGAGCCTAGATGTTCTTCATGATGTGGCCCAAAGGCACGCACATTAGGCGTGTGAGCTTGCCAGCTTTGTGAGCAACACCTGCCACCAGGAAGGACTTCTATATCAAATGCTTCCTGCCCACTGGCACACTTAAAACCACATTCTGAGTctgaaaaatgccttcaaacttttGGGGACCTGGAtcttggtccccacaaagatatgaatacACACTCACAGTTGGATCTTTCCCTGTTCAAATTCCTTCAGGGTCTTCTTCCTGTCACCTGGGGAGAGTTGAGAGGAGAACTCGGCAGCCTGGACTCCACCAaagagctgcagcagcaggtgaAGCCTGAGGAGGAGGGAGGTGGAATCAGCACAAGAAGCCTTCAGTCATGTGATTTCAGGAACTCTCCTACCTGTGCGCAGTCTCTCTGGAATTGGTGAAACAGAGGACTGGGTGGAGCTTCATCCGCAGGATGAAGTGGAGGAGTAGGAGGGGCTTACTGCTCATGGTGCAGGGAACGTAGTACTCCTAAAACACAAAGCCACATCAGTCTGTACAAATCAAATTCTGGTTTGGTTCCACTCCCTGCTAAAGGTCAAAAGGGCAGCCCTCACCGTCAGACCCTGGGGGAAGTTGAAGCGGTCATGCCCATGGGTTGGCGAGGCTGCAGCGCTGTCGGCGTGGCCGTAGGTGGAGCTGAAGAGTCGGGGCTGGTGAAGGCCCAGCTGCTGCAGTTTCTCTGGGTTCTGTGTGAGTGTGGCGGAGAACAGCAGCTTCTGCAGCGGCGTCTGAGGTGGAGACAGACTACAAGGACAAGGCTGTCAGCTGAGCACCGACCTAGAACCTAAGTCCTGGCTGCAGAATTGGAGTTCTTCTGTTATGGTTAAGACCACTGTGTCTGGTGAGCAcactgacttcttttttttttaaaaacttctgcatcattcttttcagttattttctcattttgacatactgtatcaaCACAAGTGACCTTAAAATCCCACAAAAACATTAACATAACACCATGAAAACATTCCCAGCTGCCTTTTTATTACTTAACTGTAACCTTTAAGCTTTTCTTCTGCTGGCCTGAGTTTGTGGCCAAGAATGAGACTGACATCATCTCAATCACCCCACAGtagataacacacacatacacacacacacacctggctGATGTGATGCACGCTGCTTCTGTCCTTCTAAACACCGACTCGGGTTCACCTCTGGATCGGTACACTGCTCCCATCACCTGACTGAGCCAGGACTGGTGCATGCTGTCGATCATCCTGTCCGCCTCATCGATCACCTGAGCAAGtagcagacacacactgtgtgacACACACTGACGAGTGAACTCACTGCTGCAGCTCGACAGATTTCAACAGCACTCACCAGAAACCGCAGATGTTCCAAACATAAGCCTGAATTCTTGGTCATGTGGTCAATGAGTCGTCCTGGAGTAGCCACAACAATGTCTGCTAGACTACGCCTCATGTTCCACCTGCACGGACATGACATAGATGCTGAGCTCAGCCGTTTCCCCACTGCACATGTGCACCGAGGACTCTGACAGGAGATGTGAGCTGTGTTTCTGTGAAGCTTTGTTAGAGCCAGCTCGATTTCTCACCTGTGTTCTGACAGCGATGCCTGTTCTGCAGCAAAGGACTTCTGACCTGCCAGCATCACCACTTTGAGCGTGGTTCCCTCGGCGTACGATGCAAACACCCTGTGAACCTGCACAGGAGAAAATGTGAGCTGAGTTTCGGGCTCTGTGGAGCACTGCTGGGACGCAGACAGCTTGAAAAGGTTCTCACCTGCTGGGCAAGCTCTTTGGTCGGCAACACGGCTAAAGCCCGGACTTCACACACCACCCTGTCCATCAGCACCTGATCACAGAAAACACCCTCACTGTCTGTGTACTCCAAACAGGCAGCAGAcaaagtaaatggtaaatggaccggTTCTTATTTACACAACTTGTACATTCACCCAAGCGCTGTTTCTAAGTGTTTCcgatctaacattcacacacattcatactctgacgGATGCATCGATAGGGTGGGGATTCCAAGGatacagactggagcagactgggATTAAACCACCACCTACTAACCACTGGTTAGTAGGTAACCTCCTCTACCACCTGAGTTACAGGTGCAGCAAAGACATGGCTCTCACCTGTATGATGGGGATGACAAATGACAGAGTCTTGCCGCTGCCTGTTGGTGCAGACACACAGATGTCTCTGGGCTTATAGCCCCCTCGCCCAATCAGCAGGCCCTGCTGGGCGCTCTCCAGGATAGCTGGAATCACCTCTGCCTGCACTGTGGAGGAACATTTAGTCTCAggttaa
The genomic region above belongs to Pelmatolapia mariae isolate MD_Pm_ZW linkage group LG15, Pm_UMD_F_2, whole genome shotgun sequence and contains:
- the ddx51 gene encoding ATP-dependent RNA helicase DDX51 yields the protein MSLFLVNRYLGEEEDGSVSKETLSKALLAKLQKKAKEKQKRHSAEQREHLHEHPAEQVDAQKKRKADEDGGLEPQQHKKRHSETVASCSVEPVEETNIQHQEEIQSDISPESTTDTLPGFTLVGGFESKPVPKVDRVLPQWLAEPHVIHTDIKNNLISISDVPGLCAQLLKNLHSNGIQHFFPVQAEVIPAILESAQQGLLIGRGGYKPRDICVSAPTGSGKTLSFVIPIIQVLMDRVVCEVRALAVLPTKELAQQVHRVFASYAEGTTLKVVMLAGQKSFAAEQASLSEHRWNMRRSLADIVVATPGRLIDHMTKNSGLCLEHLRFLVIDEADRMIDSMHQSWLSQVMGAVYRSRGEPESVFRRTEAACITSASLSPPQTPLQKLLFSATLTQNPEKLQQLGLHQPRLFSSTYGHADSAAASPTHGHDRFNFPQGLTEYYVPCTMSSKPLLLLHFILRMKLHPVLCFTNSRETAHRLHLLLQLFGGVQAAEFSSQLSPGDRKKTLKEFEQGKIQLLISTDAVARGIDISGVKCVVNYDAPQYIRTYIHRVGRTARAGKTGLAFTFLLRVQEKNFLQMVVKAGSPGIQKQVVKPENLRSMEGQYEKALQKLADVIKEERAS
- the smim8 gene encoding small integral membrane protein 8, producing MADKEARGGVESHGEKGFRTPGLRSVQTTTLFRAVNPELFIKPNKPVMAFGLLSITLCVGYLGYLHAMKENDQQLYEAVDSEGERTMRRKSSKWD